From a region of the Mauremys mutica isolate MM-2020 ecotype Southern chromosome 12, ASM2049712v1, whole genome shotgun sequence genome:
- the LOC123346401 gene encoding bromodomain-containing protein 2-like isoform X1 yields MLQNVNPHNKILGEGSTGLMGLATESTPGKRIRKPSLLYEGFESPTMASVPALHLPQVNPPPPEVSNPKKPGRVTNQLQYLHKVVMKALWKHQFAWPFRQPVDAVKLGLPDYHKIIKQPMDMGTIKRRLENSYYWGAAECMQDFNTMFTNCYIYNKPTDDIVLMAQTLEKIFLQKVAQMPAEEQEIVITVAKNSHKKGASRAAALLAGAVTAAHQVPAVSSVSHASLYTPSAEIPTTVLSIPHPSVISAPLLKSLHSAACQPVLAVPAPTQPVAKKKGVKRKADTTTPTTTAIIATSGESSPSATLLEPKAAKIPTRRESGRPIKPPKKDLPDSQQHQTSKKGKLSEQLKYCNGILKDLVSKKHAAYAWPFYKPVDASALGLHDYHEIIKCPMDLSTVKRKMENRDYHDAQEFAADVRLMFSNCYKYNPPDHDVVAMARKLQDVFEFSYAKMPDEPLDTNPPSAGLSGALSKSSSEESSSDDEDEDEDEDEDDEESSSESSSESEESSDSEEERANRLAELQEQLRAVHEQLAALSQGPVSKPKKKRERKEKKRKKKSEKHKGRGGDEEARARQGQLKKAKKAGGSSGGTSGSSSSSITKNSSKVSKAALPAPPVLYDSEEEEESKPMTYDEKRQLSLDINKLPGEKLGRVVHIIQSREPSLRDSNPEEIEIDFETLKPSTLRELERYVLSCLRKKPRKPYSETMKKPVGKTKEELALEKKRELEKRLQDVSGQLNSTKKPPKKANEKPESAQQVPVSRLSASSSSSDSSSSSSSSSSSDTSDSDSG; encoded by the exons ATGTTGCAGAATGTGAATCCCCACAACAA GATTTTGGGGGAGGGCAGTACTGGGCTCATGGGCCTGGCGACGGAGTCGACCCCAGGCAAGCGGATCCGCAAGCCGTCACTGCTCTACGAGGGTTTCGAGAGCCCCACCATGGCGTCGgtgccagccctgcacctgcctCAGGTGAACCCTCCACCACCGGAGGTGTCCAACCCCAAAAAGCCAGGCAGGGTCACCAACCAACTGCAGTATCTCCACAAGGTGGTGATGAAGGCCCTGTGGAAACATCAGTTCGCCTGGCCCTTCCGCCAGCCTGTCGATGCTGTCAAGCTGGGCCTGCCG GATTATCACAAGATCATCAAGCAGCCCATGGACATGGGGACCATCAAGCGCCGTCTGGAGAACAGCTATTACTGGGGGGCGGCGGAGTGCATGCAGGACTTCAACACCATGTTCACCAACTGTTACATCTACAACAAG CCCACCGATGACATTGTGCTGATGGCCCAGACCCTGGAGAAGATTTTCCTGCAGAAAGTGGCTCAGATGCCTGCAGAGGAGCAGGAGATTGTCATCACCGTGGCCAAGAACAGCCACAAGAAGGGGGCTTCCCGGGCGGCAG CTCTCCTGGCAGGAGCAGTCACTGCAGCTCACCAAGTGCCCGCAGTCTCCTCGGTCTCGCATGCCTCGCTCTACACCCCAAGCGCTGAGATCCCCACCACTGTGCTCAGTATCCCCCACCCCTCGGTGATCTCAGCACCGCTTCTCAAATCACTGCACTCCGCTGCCTGCCAGCCAGTGCTGGCTGTGCCCGCGCCCACGCAGCCCGTGGCCAAG aagaAGGGTGTGAAGCGAAAAGCggacaccaccacccccaccaccacagccATCATCGCCACCAGCGGGGAGTCGTCCCCGTCGGCCACCCTTCTGGAGCCCAAAGCGGCCAAGATCCCCACCCGGCGGGAGAGCGGGCGCCCCATCAAGCCCCCCAAGAAGGACCTGCCCGACTCGCAGCAGCACCAGACCTCCAAGAAGGGCAAGCTGTCCGAGCAGCTCAAGTATTGCAACGGCATCCTCAAGGACCTGGTGTCCAAGAAGCACGCGGCCTACGCCTGGCCCTTCTACAAGCCCGTCGACGCCTCGGCCCTGGGGCTGCACGACTACCACGAGATCATCAAGTGCCCCATGGATCTCAGCACCGTCAAG CGGAAGATGGAGAACCGGGATTACCACGACGCGCAGGAATTTGCTGCCGACGTCCGGTTAATGTTCTCCAACTGCTACAAGTACAACCCGCCCGACCACGACGTCGTGGCCATGGCTCGCAAGCTGCAG GACgtgttcgagttcagctatgccaAGATGCCGGATGAGCCCCTGGACACCAACCCGCCGTCGGCCGGGCTGTCTGGAGCCCTCTCCAAATCCTCCTCCGAGGAGTCGTCCAGCGACGACGAGGATGAGGACGAAGATGAGGATGAGGACGACGAGGAGAGCAGCAGCGAGAGTTCGTCGGAGAGCGAGGAGAGCTCCGACTCGGAGGAGGAGCGCGCCAACCGGCTGGcggagctgcaggagcag ctgcgGGCAGTGCATGAGCAGCTGGCCGCCCTGTCGCAGGGCCCGGTCTCCAAGCCCAAAAAGAAGCgggagaggaaggagaagaaaaggaagaagaaatcGGAGAAGCACAAGGGCCGGGGAGGCGATGAGGAGGCGCGGGCACGCCAGGGCCAGCTGAAGAAGGCCAagaaggcagggggcagcagtggaGGGACCagcgggagcagcagcagcagcatcaccaA gaatTCCAGTAAGGTGTCGAAGGCGGCGCTGCCGGCACCCCCCGTGCTCTACGACtcggaagaggaggaggagagcaagCCCATGACCTACGACGAGAAGCGCCAGCTCAGCCTGGACATCAACAAGCTGccgggggagaagctggggcggGTGGTGCACATCATCCAGTCGCGGGAGCCCTCGCTGCGCGACTCCAACCCCGAGGAGATCGAGATCGACTTCGAGACCCTCAAGCCCTCCACCCTGCGGGAGCTGGAGCGCTACGTGCTGTCCTGCCTGCGCAAGAAGCCGCGCAAGCCCTACAGCGAGA CCATGAAGAAGCCGGTGGGGAAGACGAAGGAGGAGCTGGCGCTGGAGAAGAAACGGGAGCTGGAGAAGCGGCTGCAGGACGTGAGCGGCCAGCTCAACTCCACCAAGAAGCCCCCCAAGAagg CCAACGAGAAGCCGGAGTCTGCCCAGCAGGTGCCCGTGTCGCGGCTCAGcgccagcagctccagctccgactccagcagcagcagctccagctcctcgtCCTCTGACACCAGCGACTCGGATTCCGGCTAG
- the LOC123346432 gene encoding HLA class II histocompatibility antigen, DR alpha chain-like isoform X1 yields the protein MGAGRGVPMAQLALLTLLALPGTGAVTVDHVISQAEFYQRMDRSQQGSGEYMQEFDQDETFHVDLERKETVWRLPDFSKFTSYEAQGALRNIAITKNNLEILIKRSNRTRAENVPPEVTVFPEDPVELGEPNVLICFADKFSPPVLSVTWLKNGQEVTEGVSETDFYPRQDNSFRKFSYLPFLPSQGDFYDCRVEHGGLAETFTKHWEAQVPSPVPETTETLVCALGLAMGIVGIIVGTILIVKGMKMNAARNPRGPL from the exons ATGGGCGCAGGACGGGGCGTCCCcatggcccagctggccctgctcACCCTGCTGGCCCTGCCGGGCACCGGGGCAGTGAcag TGGATCACGTGATCTCCCAGGCGGAGTTCTACCAGCGCATGGACCGATCCCAGCAGGGGTCCGGGGAGTACATGCAGGAGTTCGACCAGGATGAGACCTTCCACGTGGACCTGGAGAGGAAGGAGACCGTCTGGCGCCTGCCCGACTTCAGCAAGTTCACCAGCTACGAGGCGCAGGGCGCCCTGCGCAACATCGCCATAACCAAGAACAACCTGGAGATCCTGATCAAGAGGTCCAACCGCACACGGGCTGAGAACG TGCCCCCTGAGGTGACCGTGTTCCCCGAAGACCCcgtggagctgggggagcccaacGTCCTGATCTGCTTCGCGGACAAGTTCTCCCCGCCGGTGCTCAGTGTGACGTGGCTGAAGAACGGGCAGGAGGTGACCGAGGGCGTCTCCGAGACCGACTTCTACCCCCGCCAAGACAACTCCTTCCGCAAGTTCTCCTAcctgcccttcctccccagccagggCGACTTCTACGACTGCCGGGTGGAGCACGGGGGGCTGGCCGAGACCTTCACGAAGCACTGGG aaGCCCAGGTGCCCAGCCCCGTCCCCGAGACCACAGAGACCCTGGTGTGCGCCCTGGGCCTGGCCATGGGCATCGTCGGCATCATTGTGGGCACCATCCTCATCGTCAAGGGGATGAAGATGAACGCCGCCCGCAACCCGCGGGGCCCCCT ATAA
- the LOC123346425 gene encoding DLA class II histocompatibility antigen, DR-1 beta chain-like isoform X1 codes for MGAGRILGAGSRWAGALLVTLTVLRTHLAHCTEPPGRFLHQFKAECQYTNGTERVRFLHRYIYDRQQIVHFDSDVGVFEADTELGRPDAEYWNSQPELLAYKRASVDRFCRNNYGAWTPFTVNRRVQPKVKVSPTKSGSQLHSHLLVCSVTGFYPGGIEIQWLKNGQEQTAGVVSTELLQNGDWTFQILVMLEMSPWRGDVYTCQVEHVSLRGPLAVHWEAQSDSARSKMLTGVGGFVLGLIFLAPGLLIYLKNKKGRPVPQPAGLLS; via the exons ATGGGGGCGGGTCGGATCCTGGGGGCCGGTAGCCGCTGGGCTGGGGCTCTGCTGGTGACACTGACGGTGCTGAGAACCCACCTGGCTCATTGCACGGagcccccag GGCGGTTCCTGCACCAGTTCAAGGCTGAGTGTCAGTACACCAACGGCACCGAGCGGGTCCGGTTCCTGCACCGCTACATCTACGACCGGCAGCAGATCGTGCACTTCGACAGTGACGTGGGGGTGTTCGAGGCGGACACGGAGCTGGGGCGGCCGGACGCCGAGTACTGGAACAGCCAGCCCGAGCTCCTGGCGTACAAACGGGCTTCGGTGGACCGGTTCTGCCGGAACAACTACGGGGCGTGGACGCCTTTCACCGTCAACCGGagag TTCAGCCCAAGGTGAAAGTTTCCCCCACGAAATCGGGgtcccagctccactcccacctGCTGGTTTGCTCGGTGACGGGGTTTTACCCCGGGGGGATCGAGATCCAGTGGCTGAAGAACGGGCAGGAGCAGACGGCCGGGGTGGTGTCCACGGAGCTGCTCCAGAACGGAGACTGGACCTTCCAGATCCTGGTGATGCTGGAGATGAGCCCCTGGCGCGGGGACGTCTACACCTGCCAGGTGGAGCACGTCAGCCTGCGGGGGCCCCTCGCCGTGCACTGGG AGGCGCAGTCTGACTCCGCCAGGAGCAAGATGCTGACGGGGGTCGGGGGCTTCGTGCTGGGGCTGATCTTCCTGGCGCCCGGACTCCTCATCTACCTGAAGAATAAGAAAG GGCGCCCCGTTCCCCAGCCTGCAG ggctCCTGAGTTAG
- the LOC123346401 gene encoding bromodomain-containing protein 2-like isoform X2 has translation MDMGTIKRRLENSYYWGAAECMQDFNTMFTNCYIYNKPTDDIVLMAQTLEKIFLQKVAQMPAEEQEIVITVAKNSHKKGASRAAALLAGAVTAAHQVPAVSSVSHASLYTPSAEIPTTVLSIPHPSVISAPLLKSLHSAACQPVLAVPAPTQPVAKKKGVKRKADTTTPTTTAIIATSGESSPSATLLEPKAAKIPTRRESGRPIKPPKKDLPDSQQHQTSKKGKLSEQLKYCNGILKDLVSKKHAAYAWPFYKPVDASALGLHDYHEIIKCPMDLSTVKRKMENRDYHDAQEFAADVRLMFSNCYKYNPPDHDVVAMARKLQDVFEFSYAKMPDEPLDTNPPSAGLSGALSKSSSEESSSDDEDEDEDEDEDDEESSSESSSESEESSDSEEERANRLAELQEQLRAVHEQLAALSQGPVSKPKKKRERKEKKRKKKSEKHKGRGGDEEARARQGQLKKAKKAGGSSGGTSGSSSSSITKNSSKVSKAALPAPPVLYDSEEEEESKPMTYDEKRQLSLDINKLPGEKLGRVVHIIQSREPSLRDSNPEEIEIDFETLKPSTLRELERYVLSCLRKKPRKPYSETMKKPVGKTKEELALEKKRELEKRLQDVSGQLNSTKKPPKKANEKPESAQQVPVSRLSASSSSSDSSSSSSSSSSSDTSDSDSG, from the exons ATGGACATGGGGACCATCAAGCGCCGTCTGGAGAACAGCTATTACTGGGGGGCGGCGGAGTGCATGCAGGACTTCAACACCATGTTCACCAACTGTTACATCTACAACAAG CCCACCGATGACATTGTGCTGATGGCCCAGACCCTGGAGAAGATTTTCCTGCAGAAAGTGGCTCAGATGCCTGCAGAGGAGCAGGAGATTGTCATCACCGTGGCCAAGAACAGCCACAAGAAGGGGGCTTCCCGGGCGGCAG CTCTCCTGGCAGGAGCAGTCACTGCAGCTCACCAAGTGCCCGCAGTCTCCTCGGTCTCGCATGCCTCGCTCTACACCCCAAGCGCTGAGATCCCCACCACTGTGCTCAGTATCCCCCACCCCTCGGTGATCTCAGCACCGCTTCTCAAATCACTGCACTCCGCTGCCTGCCAGCCAGTGCTGGCTGTGCCCGCGCCCACGCAGCCCGTGGCCAAG aagaAGGGTGTGAAGCGAAAAGCggacaccaccacccccaccaccacagccATCATCGCCACCAGCGGGGAGTCGTCCCCGTCGGCCACCCTTCTGGAGCCCAAAGCGGCCAAGATCCCCACCCGGCGGGAGAGCGGGCGCCCCATCAAGCCCCCCAAGAAGGACCTGCCCGACTCGCAGCAGCACCAGACCTCCAAGAAGGGCAAGCTGTCCGAGCAGCTCAAGTATTGCAACGGCATCCTCAAGGACCTGGTGTCCAAGAAGCACGCGGCCTACGCCTGGCCCTTCTACAAGCCCGTCGACGCCTCGGCCCTGGGGCTGCACGACTACCACGAGATCATCAAGTGCCCCATGGATCTCAGCACCGTCAAG CGGAAGATGGAGAACCGGGATTACCACGACGCGCAGGAATTTGCTGCCGACGTCCGGTTAATGTTCTCCAACTGCTACAAGTACAACCCGCCCGACCACGACGTCGTGGCCATGGCTCGCAAGCTGCAG GACgtgttcgagttcagctatgccaAGATGCCGGATGAGCCCCTGGACACCAACCCGCCGTCGGCCGGGCTGTCTGGAGCCCTCTCCAAATCCTCCTCCGAGGAGTCGTCCAGCGACGACGAGGATGAGGACGAAGATGAGGATGAGGACGACGAGGAGAGCAGCAGCGAGAGTTCGTCGGAGAGCGAGGAGAGCTCCGACTCGGAGGAGGAGCGCGCCAACCGGCTGGcggagctgcaggagcag ctgcgGGCAGTGCATGAGCAGCTGGCCGCCCTGTCGCAGGGCCCGGTCTCCAAGCCCAAAAAGAAGCgggagaggaaggagaagaaaaggaagaagaaatcGGAGAAGCACAAGGGCCGGGGAGGCGATGAGGAGGCGCGGGCACGCCAGGGCCAGCTGAAGAAGGCCAagaaggcagggggcagcagtggaGGGACCagcgggagcagcagcagcagcatcaccaA gaatTCCAGTAAGGTGTCGAAGGCGGCGCTGCCGGCACCCCCCGTGCTCTACGACtcggaagaggaggaggagagcaagCCCATGACCTACGACGAGAAGCGCCAGCTCAGCCTGGACATCAACAAGCTGccgggggagaagctggggcggGTGGTGCACATCATCCAGTCGCGGGAGCCCTCGCTGCGCGACTCCAACCCCGAGGAGATCGAGATCGACTTCGAGACCCTCAAGCCCTCCACCCTGCGGGAGCTGGAGCGCTACGTGCTGTCCTGCCTGCGCAAGAAGCCGCGCAAGCCCTACAGCGAGA CCATGAAGAAGCCGGTGGGGAAGACGAAGGAGGAGCTGGCGCTGGAGAAGAAACGGGAGCTGGAGAAGCGGCTGCAGGACGTGAGCGGCCAGCTCAACTCCACCAAGAAGCCCCCCAAGAagg CCAACGAGAAGCCGGAGTCTGCCCAGCAGGTGCCCGTGTCGCGGCTCAGcgccagcagctccagctccgactccagcagcagcagctccagctcctcgtCCTCTGACACCAGCGACTCGGATTCCGGCTAG
- the LOC123346432 gene encoding HLA class II histocompatibility antigen, DR alpha chain-like isoform X2 has product MGAGRGVPMAQLALLTLLALPGTGAVTVDHVISQAEFYQRMDRSQQGSGEYMQEFDQDETFHVDLERKETVWRLPDFSKFTSYEAQGALRNIAITKNNLEILIKRSNRTRAENVPPEVTVFPEDPVELGEPNVLICFADKFSPPVLSVTWLKNGQEVTEGVSETDFYPRQDNSFRKFSYLPFLPSQGDFYDCRVEHGGLAETFTKHWEAQVPSPVPETTETLVCALGLAMGIVGIIVGTILIVKGMKMNAARNPRGPL; this is encoded by the exons ATGGGCGCAGGACGGGGCGTCCCcatggcccagctggccctgctcACCCTGCTGGCCCTGCCGGGCACCGGGGCAGTGAcag TGGATCACGTGATCTCCCAGGCGGAGTTCTACCAGCGCATGGACCGATCCCAGCAGGGGTCCGGGGAGTACATGCAGGAGTTCGACCAGGATGAGACCTTCCACGTGGACCTGGAGAGGAAGGAGACCGTCTGGCGCCTGCCCGACTTCAGCAAGTTCACCAGCTACGAGGCGCAGGGCGCCCTGCGCAACATCGCCATAACCAAGAACAACCTGGAGATCCTGATCAAGAGGTCCAACCGCACACGGGCTGAGAACG TGCCCCCTGAGGTGACCGTGTTCCCCGAAGACCCcgtggagctgggggagcccaacGTCCTGATCTGCTTCGCGGACAAGTTCTCCCCGCCGGTGCTCAGTGTGACGTGGCTGAAGAACGGGCAGGAGGTGACCGAGGGCGTCTCCGAGACCGACTTCTACCCCCGCCAAGACAACTCCTTCCGCAAGTTCTCCTAcctgcccttcctccccagccagggCGACTTCTACGACTGCCGGGTGGAGCACGGGGGGCTGGCCGAGACCTTCACGAAGCACTGGG aaGCCCAGGTGCCCAGCCCCGTCCCCGAGACCACAGAGACCCTGGTGTGCGCCCTGGGCCTGGCCATGGGCATCGTCGGCATCATTGTGGGCACCATCCTCATCGTCAAGGGGATGAAGATGAACGCCGCCCGCAACCCGCGGGGCCCCCTGTGA
- the LOC123346425 gene encoding DLA class II histocompatibility antigen, DR-1 beta chain-like isoform X3, with translation MGAGRILGAGSRWAGALLVTLTVLRTHLAHCTEPPGRFLHQFKAECQYTNGTERVRFLHRYIYDRQQIVHFDSDVGVFEADTELGRPDAEYWNSQPELLAYKRASVDRFCRNNYGAWTPFTVNRRVQPKVKVSPTKSGSQLHSHLLVCSVTGFYPGGIEIQWLKNGQEQTAGVVSTELLQNGDWTFQILVMLEMSPWRGDVYTCQVEHVSLRGPLAVHWEAQSDSARSKMLTGVGGFVLGLIFLAPGLLIYLKNKKGRPVPQPAGLLR, from the exons ATGGGGGCGGGTCGGATCCTGGGGGCCGGTAGCCGCTGGGCTGGGGCTCTGCTGGTGACACTGACGGTGCTGAGAACCCACCTGGCTCATTGCACGGagcccccag GGCGGTTCCTGCACCAGTTCAAGGCTGAGTGTCAGTACACCAACGGCACCGAGCGGGTCCGGTTCCTGCACCGCTACATCTACGACCGGCAGCAGATCGTGCACTTCGACAGTGACGTGGGGGTGTTCGAGGCGGACACGGAGCTGGGGCGGCCGGACGCCGAGTACTGGAACAGCCAGCCCGAGCTCCTGGCGTACAAACGGGCTTCGGTGGACCGGTTCTGCCGGAACAACTACGGGGCGTGGACGCCTTTCACCGTCAACCGGagag TTCAGCCCAAGGTGAAAGTTTCCCCCACGAAATCGGGgtcccagctccactcccacctGCTGGTTTGCTCGGTGACGGGGTTTTACCCCGGGGGGATCGAGATCCAGTGGCTGAAGAACGGGCAGGAGCAGACGGCCGGGGTGGTGTCCACGGAGCTGCTCCAGAACGGAGACTGGACCTTCCAGATCCTGGTGATGCTGGAGATGAGCCCCTGGCGCGGGGACGTCTACACCTGCCAGGTGGAGCACGTCAGCCTGCGGGGGCCCCTCGCCGTGCACTGGG AGGCGCAGTCTGACTCCGCCAGGAGCAAGATGCTGACGGGGGTCGGGGGCTTCGTGCTGGGGCTGATCTTCCTGGCGCCCGGACTCCTCATCTACCTGAAGAATAAGAAAG GGCGCCCCGTTCCCCAGCCTGCAG
- the LOC123346425 gene encoding DLA class II histocompatibility antigen, DR-1 beta chain-like isoform X2, which translates to MGAGRILGAGSRWAGALLVTLTVLRTHLAHCTEPPGRFLHQFKAECQYTNGTERVRFLHRYIYDRQQIVHFDSDVGVFEADTELGRPDAEYWNSQPELLAYKRASVDRFCRNNYGAWTPFTVNRRVQPKVKVSPTKSGSQLHSHLLVCSVTGFYPGGIEIQWLKNGQEQTAGVVSTELLQNGDWTFQILVMLEMSPWRGDVYTCQVEHVSLRGPLAVHWEAQSDSARSKMLTGVGGFVLGLIFLAPGLLIYLKNKKGRPVPQPAGLLR; encoded by the exons ATGGGGGCGGGTCGGATCCTGGGGGCCGGTAGCCGCTGGGCTGGGGCTCTGCTGGTGACACTGACGGTGCTGAGAACCCACCTGGCTCATTGCACGGagcccccag GGCGGTTCCTGCACCAGTTCAAGGCTGAGTGTCAGTACACCAACGGCACCGAGCGGGTCCGGTTCCTGCACCGCTACATCTACGACCGGCAGCAGATCGTGCACTTCGACAGTGACGTGGGGGTGTTCGAGGCGGACACGGAGCTGGGGCGGCCGGACGCCGAGTACTGGAACAGCCAGCCCGAGCTCCTGGCGTACAAACGGGCTTCGGTGGACCGGTTCTGCCGGAACAACTACGGGGCGTGGACGCCTTTCACCGTCAACCGGagag TTCAGCCCAAGGTGAAAGTTTCCCCCACGAAATCGGGgtcccagctccactcccacctGCTGGTTTGCTCGGTGACGGGGTTTTACCCCGGGGGGATCGAGATCCAGTGGCTGAAGAACGGGCAGGAGCAGACGGCCGGGGTGGTGTCCACGGAGCTGCTCCAGAACGGAGACTGGACCTTCCAGATCCTGGTGATGCTGGAGATGAGCCCCTGGCGCGGGGACGTCTACACCTGCCAGGTGGAGCACGTCAGCCTGCGGGGGCCCCTCGCCGTGCACTGGG AGGCGCAGTCTGACTCCGCCAGGAGCAAGATGCTGACGGGGGTCGGGGGCTTCGTGCTGGGGCTGATCTTCCTGGCGCCCGGACTCCTCATCTACCTGAAGAATAAGAAAG